The Spea bombifrons isolate aSpeBom1 chromosome 4, aSpeBom1.2.pri, whole genome shotgun sequence genome segment ggaaagaaagaaagaaagaaaacattttatcaaGATCTGGACCCCATCGTAAGTACGCGTGTCGTGCATCAGGAAGCCAGGAGTGACCCCGAGTCTGTAAGTCCAAGAGCCCATCAGACAGAAGCTTCACTGGTAGGAATCTAGTAACTCCtgtgtttaattaattgaaGCCACTAAACACATTATCTGGCAGAACAGGGACTACACGAGTGACAAGAGGTTACTGTCTGTATGGATGGGCACGCTGTGTTTTTtcgcccctgcagccaataggGTGTAGCGGCTGATTTGTTACAGTCACAGTATTAGGATGCTCCTTCTGTGGCTGGCCCAGATGCCGCGGCAGAAACTCCTGCTGCAGCTTCCTCCCTCATCTGTCTCTTCAGCAActtcttcctctttttttcttgtttctcgAGCTCTTTCACCATCTCCTGGAATTTTGGACTTCGATAATCCACATGGAGACCAAATTTCTCCCGGGCTTGAGCCAAAAGCCTTTCTCTCCGTTCCTTCTCTTCTCGCTGCTTCATCCTCAGCTCCCGCTTTTCCCTGCGCCAGTCCGCTACCATTTGTGGCATCTTGGCCAAGTTCGCAGCGACGATTCGCTCCCTAAGGCATGGAAAAGGGGAAGAGTGTTTTATACTTTCTACATTATCAGGGTCACTTCTATTAGAGCCAGTTGCCTCATACCCCAATGCTCATACCTTCCTTCAAGGTTGGTCCTAAACCAAATAGCACCCCAGCCAAGGATAGTTTTGGTGACCCCCCTGActacccgttttttttttttttttattattttttaccattttagatagcaatgtatttttacacagtataacatataattatatCTGTTTTATCTAAGCATTACCGGCCTGTATTCAGGGCTGTAGAGCCCCGTGATAAACTCATAAGCAGCACACATTCTGAGCACCTAGAAATCCAGGAAATCCGAGGATAAAATAGGGGCAGATTGGATTTTGGTCCAAATGTACAATCCGCCCCTGGAAAAGCAGTCTAGGGTTTGCCACAACTTTGGACCCGTCTCCCTAGGAAGGAAAAAGCTGCTGCCTGGGGCTATGACCGGCCCTGACTGCAATAGAAAGAGTCATATTTTACACTCTTCTTTTAACTCTGATGTGTTTTAGGTTCAAAtagacatattttaaaaatatattcagctACACTTTATGTATAAAGACTCTGACAATGAATAACGTTATATCTTGGAATCCAAAGTGTCAAACACTCGAAACCCAGACAACTTTGATGTCCTGCTATTTGGTAGGAAAAGCGCAATCTACATAAACCTTAAAGCAAACAGGCCACAGGCCGCGGGAGCCGTGCGGTGTCTGACAGCTGCCGTTATTTGAGTTTCGGTTGGCCACTTCACAGGACACGGGTCTGACTTTCAGGACAGGGCAGGTGGGACACCAgcaggagaaaaaacaaaacactaattCAGATCACCAGTGTCTACAGCCACGACACATGGGTTATGTTTTAAACGCCAGCTGTAAAGCCCCTGTCATGATCCTGCCAGCTATGACCCCAGTGTGACCAAAAGAAACTCTGCTCTGCTTCTTATAGACTGAATAGGGATCTTGGCGACCTGCCGAGTTTAATTATCTCACCTATGGTGGATCCCTCTTCACTCCACTCACAACCAGCGTGGGGAAGAGGCCCGTGCTTATTAAATGgcaattaaaataatacttCAAGCTGAAATGTGACATATAGGTGCCTGGGCACCCTACATATACAAGCACTGAGCTCACAGCATGCGTATGATACGCGAACCCGTATTGTATTACTTTCCAATAGGTCTCAGTGACACATGCGCTGATAACCGAGACATAATCCCATGTAATAACACTATCTGGGTGGATCATGCATCTTCATACTGACTTCTCTTCCTTCGCCTTCTGTAGCTCCCTCTCCTTGGCCTCCACTCTGTCCAGCATCTCCTGGAGGCTCGGGTACCATTCCTTTTCCTCCGCCTCCAACTGCTGGAGACGCTCGGGACTCGGCCACAGCTGTGCTGGGTTCACGCCAGAGGCAGCGCCATGCCGACCGTACAGCTTGGCTTCATACGCTGGGCCTTTTTGCCACTCTTTTGTTTTGGGGTCGTTAGGGTCTGGCTTGTAAACCCCTCCCACACCCCAAACCCGTGGCCTGGCATGATAACCGGCGGCTGGCCATGCCAAGGTCAGAGACCGCAACCGTGTCCAGCAACGGTGcatgggcgccgccatcttggatTACCCCTACGCGGCTCCTGACGGGGTCCTTAGTGTGCGGCGGAAAAGCAAAAACCCTGCGCTGTACTCCTACATGGGGCCTCAGCAGGCTTTTGATGTGCCCTTGTCGGTGCCTGTCTCGTTGTCATAAACCGCCTGTTGTACCTGACTTTAGTTGCGTTAACCATTTCAGCACCAAGTTTTGGAATACATAGGAAATTAAACACACTTGCTCGCCCCGGCTCTCACGTGGTTAATTATCGTAATTAATCAGATGATAAATTAGGCAGAGTAGGGAGGGCAGTGATAGGTGAGACGGTAAAGGTGAGGAGCCTGCAGGTGGTGTTAGTGGTACAGAGTACACTATGTGGGTTAGGCATGGGGTTTTCTTGTATGTGGTTGGTGTGACTTCTAGATTAAATTCACTTTTAACAATTTTAGTGTAATAAATATTCACTAATCCCCTTCCAAGCAGCCCACTACATACTGTGGAATACCATGAAACTGAAGCAGCTTCATTTAAAGCCAGTCTGCGGAGTAACCCAGCAGCGGGGGCTTCTAGGGTAACCCTGCAATAAATGCCCCATTTAACAAAAGCATTGGTGGTCCTCTTGCTGTAATTATTGTGCTGCTCCTAGTCTGAGCTGTCTGAATGCCAGGCTTTGGGCAGgaattgatgatgatgatggaggCCGTGTCCATCCTTTTCTCTGTAGCATCCGTATGTGGTGCCTGCGCTGAGCTCTTTCCATGCAGACACCGTGTCACCTGTCTGCATGAAACTCAAACACCCCCAGATACTGGGCTTCCACTGAAACCAGTTCAGAGCTTTTCTGGGTTTTTACATTGAAACGGAACTCGTTTGGCTGCCTGGCAGCTGTGGAAAGGTGCCGGATTTCTCGCGGCATCAGATTTTCCTGATTTATCTTTTCCTTATGCCTCATCTTCCTGGGTATTTAAAGCCATGTCTCTCTGTCTTTGCCAGCAGATTATACAGTGATTTACCGACAGAAGGTCTTTTGACCTTTGAACTTGCCAAAACGAAAGGGGATATACCCCAGACCTGAACCCCCAAAAAAGATCAACCCTTTGATAGAAAGATGCTGGTTTTCGTGGTGCTTGGCTTCCTCCATTCTTTGCAGTTTTTGGTGTTGGCTGCTCCCCACGGGGATGAAGAGGGATCGGCTGCTTCTACCCGAGACGAGCATAGGATCCCCCCGGAGTCCTTCCTGAATTCTCTGCTCTTTAGGAGGCATAGAAGTGACGACAGTGCCCTCAACAGAATCCCAGAGTCTTCTGCTTTGGACCATATGGGTGAAGAAGCCCTGAGAAGGAAGCTGTTTTGGGAGCGGACTATTCACAAGGACAGAGCCAAGCCTTATCCCGACCAGATCCTGCCGATTGCACAAGAAGCCCTCAGACGGTCAAGGTGCGAAGCGTTGCCGTTCATACAGGTGAGTGCTGTGGAACCTGCGATAGGGGTATTCCCTTCTGATGATCCGGGGTGGGCTTGAAAACCCTCTGTTAGAATGAAAGTTTAATTCATTTCATTGGGTAACAGGAGTTAACTACTAAAGATCTGTATTAACGGGGGGTTAGAGATCCCTGTGTTTGGATCAAGGTTATTAACAGCAGACTAATGAACATTAGTGGGTTAACGTTTGGCACCATGTTTAGCTCTCCCAGTTAGTGGGAAATGAGTTTTGGATTTTGCTGCATCACCAAATCCAGACTGCAGGCTCTCTAAAGGTgtgcctgtgtgtgtatgtatgtatgtatgtcacgGTCATCCTTGGATAAACTGATCAAACATTGTGCTAGCCAAAGGTctgagatagatatatagatagatatacgtGTATGTACATACGTGGATGTACCGACTGAAAGTTAACAGAAGCTTTAGTGTAACGGTGAGACCCCACCTGTTGGGTTAAACCGAAAACTTGCTGCTCAGAGCCAGTAGCTACATTTCTGACCATTAAACGTCGATTTAATGCTGTATGTAGGGTGTATTTGTGTCCCCCATGGTTGGAGCTCTTATGTTGCGTTCCTATGTAATTTACACGAGTCTCTCTTCTGTTGCAGAATATCTACAAAAAACACTGCGTTCCCGTGCGCATTCCTAACAAATTCTGCTTCGGCCAATGCAATTCCTTCTACGTGCCCGGCAATCCAACAGGCTCTCTCCAGCCTTGTACGTCCTGCGTCCCGGTTCTCTCCAGGCGCATCTCCGTGGCTCTCCAGTGTCGTGGTGGCCGTGTCTCCTGGCAGGAGGTCCAGCTGGTGGAAGAATGTGACTGTGTGACTCGGTTCGATAGGGTATCACAACCTGGCAGTAGTGAGACCCAGTAGCGGAAGATGGCTAAACGAACCGAATGTCTGACATGGGGCCTTTATAATGGCCGCTTGAATCCCAGGACTCTTTGCCCCAGAGACTTgaatagcttttttttcctcccctgaggGAACTTGCACTAATTACTCTTTAAACAAAGATTCCGCCCGACAGAGGACATGCTATGTGAATATGTCCCCAAAATACTTTTCTTGACGACAACCCCGTTAATTGGGGGAAATGTTAAACGGCAGAATGTTTTGATGTTCTGTGTCTGGTTGATTTGCTTGACCTGTAGCAAACTACCCTTTTCAGAGGGAATATGAAACTGACTTGACTGCCCTCTGGTGCTTGCGGAGGGTAATTCACCTTGGAGCTGCAGTATCGCTGCTGTGCATAGCTCTAATGTTGCATTAACTTTAggaattttatttaaacttttttgttttatttatcccTAAATGACTATACAATTTAGTATCATTGTGGGGCAACTTTATTATGCTTAGCTTTAGTCTACTTTTAATCTGGCTGTAATATACCTGTGCTTAAACCGCCGGAGAGGAGGGTACCTGTGATGACTATGCATGCATTGTGGGGGAAATGGTGGATGATCTAGCTGCATCTGGAAACTAGTGGGGTTTATACTCGACCCCCAGTGTGACCTCTTATTTCACCTGTTTATTTAACGCTTGTACAGATCTCTGCTGGCTCCCTCTAGTGGCCGTATAGTGCCTGAGGGTCTTGGTAAATttgtcctttatttttttttatccccccccgtcatttaattatgcatcatacagggccacCTCAGCCCTTCTTGAAACAGAAGCGTATTGGGTTTGGTTCTTCGTGATGTATAGTAAAGCCAGGAAGCGTTCAGCGTTCCTCCAAACTCTCAGGCTGGTGGATATGTTTTTAAGCTGCTGCGTATTTCCTGATCTTCTAACGCTTCCGTGTAGAATGCATTCCATGTACagcttgttttgttttccaATGTGCTAATTTTCACCTGATTGAATCTTGCTCatacatcaaataaacagattttATTGACCAATTTACTCACTTTTAATCTTTAATGTAGGACAGGGTCACTCTGAATATTCAGTAATGTGGCGCTCACACTAAAGCAATGAACGTATAGCATGGCTACACTGCTGTCTGTGGTCCGTGTCGGCCAGGACTATATAGACTTTCCTGCCACATGTCATAGCTGGAGAATCCGTAACGGGGTAGCTTTAGACTCGCAATGCGGAAGGGGGGGATCTGTGACTCCAGCTCCTTGACTCTGCTATACATTAAGAATGCCCAACACCAACGTGCTTCTGTTCCTGGGAGAGCTAGTGACAATTTAATGTCCCTAAAAACAAGCCTccccaaagaagaatgcatgttaaagtaccataacataattttttaatatatatatataatataatatataatatatatatatatttctgattaGAGGCGCTGATTGCCTGGTTGGACCCTCCGCAATGCCGGGGCTGATGGGCAGTAAGTAAACTACGTCTCCTGTAAACCCCCCTTATGCCATGTAAatgtaaaggggggggggagcccAGCGGTCGTGTGCATTTAATggccggagtgtcccttttaattaAACCGCGCTATGAAGCAGACTGCTCCCCTTTAGCGGGGAAACTCTCATTAGTCCTGGGATCCTGGGGTGGATTTCTCATGGAATGGAATAACAGTGAGGGGTTTACTATGCGCAAAGATCAGACGCGGGACAGGGGCACATTAATAGGCGTACGTGCGCTGCGGGGGGAGTGCGTGTAAAGTGATAACCGTAAAGATGAAGGTATTTACAAGCAGTGGCGAGAATCCATATCTCTCCCTGTAACCCAGCGGAAGAGTCCCAGCTTCACGAACGACGCAATTAGAGTGCAAGCAAAACGCTTTATTTCATTAACACCTtaacgggcggtccctaaacccattgaaaacaatgcgttttgtcattaaggggttaaaaaccctTCTCTCGCTAGTGTTATCTCCGTGCGTGTGTTATGCGTTTATCTTTGCGTTTATCTTCGCGGTATATTCACTATCGCTTGTATCGCTGATCAGTGTTGGTGCCGCCTTAACGGCTTTTTTTCCTAGAAATAAACCGATTTAGTGAAATCAGCCGTAGCTCGcgcttcttttcttttctccccaATCGGTGAAACTGTCGGCAATTAATTAGTTTCGAAATTAGGGGGAAAATGAGTATCGGTAATACTTTCCTGGTTTGATCTCTCCTCCTGTGTTTGCAGTGACTACCAATTAACTTCCCccaaaaggggaggaaaaataaataaatcgggGGAGATTAAGGGTTCTCGATGTGTCCAGCGTGGAAGAGAGATGGGAACCTCTAAATATATAgagatttaataaagtacagaagCGAGGCCAAAATCCCAAACCAGAGACTCCGATGGAATGAAGCgacgttttactttacggaGGGGCGGAAGTGAAATAGGGCAGACGAGACGGGCCGAACGGGCCGGTGATTCTATGAATAATCCCCCAGATCGCAGGGTGTCACGGCGGGGGCTCTCGTGGTTTGTCATACATGAGCTTATGAAGTGTATGAAGCGTGACGCGTACACGCAGCAGACAATGAGAACCCCGCTTGTGTCCGCTGCTAATCCATAACATGTAATCACAGCGTGTAGCCTCCACCTCGTTAACACGTATACAGCCCCGTAACATGTACGCGCACAGCAGGTGGAGGCAGCGCAGGCCAATGACACACGCACTGCTGCACGCCGACTTGTATACACGGCGCAGGTATATGGCGGCCGGCGCCGCTGCCAGCCTCACCCCCTTTCCGTATCTGAAGATGCTTTGGGGAGTCCTGACAGCCATTAAATATTTACTGAACCAAATGGAAGGTTTGGCAGGGAAGCAGAGCGCGCTCTCCCTTATAACTCCATCGAGGCGGAGCGCCCGCAGAGCATCGCTAAGCAGGGATATTCGCAAGCCAgagaacattaaccctttggtggGTTCAATGTGCTGCCGTATAACGTTCCGGCGATAGGACTTTATGAGGTACTCTCGCCGGTTGGAGTGACCTGGTTTGCCCTTTAGCCGGGGTCGCTGCTATAGGAAGCATTCTGGGTTATAATCGGTTGTTGCCCTGCGTGGGGCAGTTTGTTTGCGCGCCCCTTGTTATGCATGCGTACGTT includes the following:
- the DAND5 gene encoding DAN domain family member 5 produces the protein MLVFVVLGFLHSLQFLVLAAPHGDEEGSAASTRDEHRIPPESFLNSLLFRRHRSDDSALNRIPESSALDHMGEEALRRKLFWERTIHKDRAKPYPDQILPIAQEALRRSRCEALPFIQNIYKKHCVPVRIPNKFCFGQCNSFYVPGNPTGSLQPCTSCVPVLSRRISVALQCRGGRVSWQEVQLVEECDCVTRFDRVSQPGSSETQ
- the GADD45GIP1 gene encoding growth arrest and DNA damage-inducible proteins-interacting protein 1; protein product: MAAPMHRCWTRLRSLTLAWPAAGYHARPRVWGVGGVYKPDPNDPKTKEWQKGPAYEAKLYGRHGAASGVNPAQLWPSPERLQQLEAEEKEWYPSLQEMLDRVEAKERELQKAKEEKERIVAANLAKMPQMVADWRREKRELRMKQREEKERRERLLAQAREKFGLHVDYRSPKFQEMVKELEKQEKKRKKLLKRQMREEAAAGVSAAASGPATEGAS